A stretch of the Actinomycetota bacterium genome encodes the following:
- a CDS encoding TldD/PmbA family protein, which translates to MTDHDPSLLLATCARVLELVGDRAEAEVTVSAGRSGLTRFANSFIHQNVADNSQWARLKVVVGGRQATAGTSLLSTGLADMVARALAAAALRPPDPEWPGLVPPGGPVTAQPRPGADPRYDAATHVAEPGARATVVKGFVDQGRRDGFEAAGFCQTAGHEVAFANSAGHRAWGRTTRAQVEGIHRSPVADGGAQQVSARLADLDGVAAGRRAADKARRSLELVDLEPGDYEVVLEPGAVTDVLDFVMGHGFNAKAHAEGQSFVRLGEQQLDPRLTIFDDPLDPRMIGLPFDAEGTPRRRLDLVRAGVAVGLCHDRRTARAAGAESTGHGSPGSEIGGPGPSHVVLEGGERSPEEIVASVGRGLLVTDFWYTRVLDPKTTVVTGLTRNGTFLIEDGRVTSAVRNLRFTQSYCEALAPGRVLAVGNDGRLAGESMFFSPTLHLASWHFSGGARG; encoded by the coding sequence GTGACCGACCACGACCCGTCGCTGTTGCTGGCCACGTGCGCCCGGGTGCTGGAGCTCGTGGGCGACCGGGCCGAGGCCGAGGTGACGGTGTCGGCCGGGCGCTCGGGGCTGACCCGGTTCGCCAACTCGTTCATCCACCAGAACGTGGCCGACAACAGCCAGTGGGCCCGGCTCAAGGTGGTGGTCGGGGGCCGCCAGGCCACCGCCGGCACCAGCCTGCTCTCGACCGGCCTGGCCGACATGGTGGCGCGGGCGTTGGCGGCCGCCGCCCTGCGGCCCCCCGACCCCGAGTGGCCGGGCCTGGTGCCGCCCGGCGGGCCGGTGACGGCCCAGCCCCGACCCGGCGCCGACCCCCGCTACGACGCCGCCACTCACGTGGCCGAACCCGGGGCGCGGGCCACGGTGGTCAAGGGGTTCGTCGACCAGGGCAGGCGGGACGGGTTCGAGGCGGCCGGTTTCTGCCAGACGGCGGGCCACGAAGTGGCCTTCGCCAACTCTGCCGGCCACCGGGCCTGGGGCCGCACTACCCGCGCCCAGGTCGAGGGCATCCACCGCAGCCCGGTGGCCGACGGCGGGGCCCAGCAGGTCTCGGCCCGGCTGGCCGACCTCGACGGGGTGGCCGCCGGGAGGCGGGCGGCCGACAAGGCCCGCCGCAGCCTCGAGCTGGTCGACCTCGAGCCCGGCGACTACGAGGTGGTGCTCGAGCCGGGGGCGGTGACCGACGTGCTCGACTTCGTGATGGGCCACGGGTTCAACGCCAAGGCCCACGCCGAAGGCCAGTCGTTCGTCCGCCTGGGTGAGCAGCAGCTCGACCCCCGGCTCACGATCTTCGACGACCCCCTCGATCCCCGCATGATCGGCCTGCCCTTCGACGCCGAGGGGACCCCCCGGCGGCGCCTCGACCTGGTGCGCGCCGGGGTGGCGGTGGGCCTGTGCCACGACCGCCGTACGGCCCGGGCGGCGGGCGCCGAGAGCACGGGCCACGGGTCGCCGGGCAGCGAGATCGGGGGGCCGGGGCCGTCGCACGTCGTGCTCGAGGGGGGTGAACGTTCCCCCGAGGAGATCGTGGCCTCGGTGGGCCGGGGGCTGCTCGTCACCGACTTCTGGTACACCCGGGTGCTCGACCCCAAGACGACGGTGGTGACCGGGCTGACCCGCAACGGCACGTTCCTGATCGAGGACGGGCGGGTGACCAGCGCGGTCCGCAACCTGCGCTTCACCCAGTCCTACTGCGAGGCCCTGGCCCCGGGGCGGGTGCTGGCGGTGGGCAACGACGGCCGCTTGGCCGGGGAGTCGATGTTCTTCTCGCCTACGCTGCACCTGGCTTCGTGGCACTTCAGCGGGGGGGCACGGGGATGA
- a CDS encoding TldD/PmbA family protein, with the protein MFEYAQAAVEGALAAGATYADARFGVNTSEGLHARNGVLDGLRRSESGGVGVRALIGSSWGFMAVAEPSEASARTAGFDAAAIAKASALVPGPPLHLAASTPVEAQWSSGWEEHPFEVSLAERADLVIAATSTMAAVKGVTVGEAYLSSWDTQKWFVSSEGHRIFQHLVETGATMSATAVGEHETQRRSYGGVGGAYGTRGFELVRALDLVGNAGRVAEEAVALLSAPECPAATTDLVLGSEQLALQIHESVGHAIELDRILGWEAAFAGTSFLELGRLGTLRYGSELMNITADATLAGALGTFGYDDEGTPAQRVDIVRDGIWVGVLSGRDTASICGVAPGGMVRAEGWDRLPMVRMTNVGILPGSSSLEEMIAATDDGVFMETNRSWSIDDKRLNFQFGCEVGYEIKGGRRGRLLRNPTYTGITPQFWASLDMLGGPAEWNLWGTPNCGKGQPMQYGHTGHPAVPARFRGARVGVRSRAGA; encoded by the coding sequence TTGTTCGAGTACGCCCAGGCGGCGGTAGAGGGGGCGCTGGCGGCCGGGGCCACCTACGCCGACGCCCGCTTCGGCGTCAACACCTCCGAGGGGCTGCACGCCCGCAACGGCGTGCTCGACGGCCTGCGCCGCAGCGAGTCGGGCGGGGTCGGCGTGCGGGCGCTGATCGGCTCGTCGTGGGGGTTCATGGCGGTGGCCGAGCCGTCGGAGGCGTCGGCCCGCACGGCCGGGTTCGACGCCGCCGCCATCGCCAAGGCGTCGGCCCTCGTGCCCGGCCCACCGCTGCACCTGGCGGCGTCCACCCCGGTCGAGGCCCAGTGGTCCTCGGGCTGGGAGGAGCACCCCTTCGAGGTCAGCCTGGCCGAACGGGCCGACCTGGTCATCGCGGCCACCTCCACCATGGCGGCCGTCAAGGGCGTGACCGTGGGCGAGGCCTACCTGAGCTCGTGGGACACCCAGAAGTGGTTCGTCTCCAGTGAGGGCCACCGCATCTTCCAGCACCTGGTCGAGACGGGGGCGACCATGAGCGCCACTGCGGTGGGCGAGCACGAGACCCAGCGGCGGTCCTACGGGGGCGTGGGGGGCGCCTACGGCACCCGGGGCTTCGAGCTGGTGCGGGCGCTCGACCTGGTGGGCAACGCCGGGCGGGTGGCCGAGGAGGCGGTGGCCCTGCTGTCGGCCCCCGAGTGCCCGGCGGCCACCACCGATCTGGTGCTGGGCTCCGAGCAACTGGCCCTGCAGATCCACGAGTCGGTGGGCCACGCCATCGAGCTCGACCGCATCCTGGGGTGGGAGGCCGCGTTCGCTGGTACGTCGTTCCTCGAACTGGGGCGGCTGGGCACGCTGCGCTACGGCTCGGAACTGATGAACATCACCGCCGACGCCACCCTGGCGGGTGCCCTGGGCACGTTCGGCTACGACGACGAGGGCACGCCGGCCCAACGGGTGGACATCGTGCGCGACGGCATCTGGGTAGGCGTGCTGTCGGGCCGGGACACGGCCTCGATCTGCGGGGTCGCCCCCGGGGGCATGGTGCGGGCCGAGGGGTGGGACCGCCTGCCCATGGTGCGGATGACCAACGTGGGCATCCTGCCCGGCTCGTCGTCGCTGGAGGAGATGATCGCGGCCACCGACGACGGCGTCTTCATGGAGACCAACCGCTCGTGGTCGATCGACGACAAGCGCCTCAACTTCCAGTTCGGCTGCGAGGTGGGCTACGAGATCAAGGGCGGCCGGCGCGGCCGCCTGCTGCGCAACCCGACCTACACGGGCATCACGCCCCAGTTCTGGGCCTCGCTCGACATGCTGGGCGGGCCGGCCGAGTGGAACCTGTGGGGGACGCCCAACTGCGGCAAGGGCCAGCCCATGCAGTACGGCCACACCGGCCACCCGGCCGTGCCCGCCCGCTTCCGGGGCGCCCGCGTGGGCGTGAGGAGCCGGGCCGGGGCGTGA